In one window of Nocardiopsis aegyptia DNA:
- a CDS encoding SLC13 family permease produces MATPYPRPLHSLRPLWANLWAQHRAIKELLTFSTFRGERRKEPVAANDGGASGTAAASPDPKGPEATGPSGTPGPGYTPARVTGLILGPLLFVLTFLFFEPEGLSAGGRAVLAATLWIATWWITEAIPIPVTSLLPIVLFPLTGALEGDAVVSAYGNDIIFLFLGGFSLAIAMEKWNLHQRIALAIVAMIGTSPRRLVLGFMVAAGFLSMWVSNTAATMMMIPVGLAVVYQASRSLRDGEYADDLPKFEKSIVFGIGYAATIGGLGTLIGTPPLAILSATVGELFGGSISFAQWMMFGVPIAVLLLAFAWFYLTGVRFKVRFKHLPGGAEIIREERRSLGRMSTEEKAVLAVFLGVAFMWVTRSFIWEGVLPGISDGLIAVVATVVLFTLPTRRSEEKRILQWEDSKKIPWGILLLFGGGLAVAAGFVDTGLSAWIGDQLRVLDGVNIILTIIIATALVLFLTEITSNAATATMILPVIAAFAVSLDVHPYALMVPCAMVANCAFMLPVGTPPNAIMFGTGRLTIMEMVRTGFWLNIMALVLVVVGVLFALPLMWGIDLMTLPTGFQ; encoded by the coding sequence ATGGCGACCCCCTACCCACGCCCCCTGCACTCCCTGCGCCCCCTCTGGGCGAACCTGTGGGCGCAGCACCGAGCGATCAAAGAGCTACTGACCTTCTCCACGTTCCGTGGCGAGCGGCGAAAGGAACCGGTCGCGGCCAACGACGGCGGCGCGAGCGGTACCGCCGCGGCCTCGCCCGATCCGAAGGGTCCGGAAGCGACCGGGCCGTCCGGTACGCCCGGCCCCGGCTACACGCCCGCGCGCGTCACAGGTCTGATCCTCGGCCCGCTGCTGTTCGTGCTCACGTTCCTGTTCTTCGAACCCGAAGGGCTCTCGGCGGGGGGACGGGCGGTGCTCGCCGCCACTCTCTGGATCGCGACCTGGTGGATCACCGAGGCGATCCCCATCCCGGTCACGTCCCTGCTCCCCATCGTGCTCTTCCCGCTCACGGGCGCGTTGGAGGGCGACGCCGTCGTCTCGGCGTACGGCAACGACATCATCTTCCTGTTCCTCGGCGGGTTCTCGCTTGCGATCGCGATGGAGAAGTGGAACCTGCACCAGCGCATCGCCCTGGCGATCGTCGCGATGATCGGCACGAGTCCGCGCCGCCTCGTACTCGGCTTCATGGTCGCGGCGGGCTTCCTGTCGATGTGGGTGTCCAACACCGCCGCCACGATGATGATGATCCCCGTCGGGCTGGCCGTGGTCTACCAGGCCTCCCGTTCGCTGCGGGACGGGGAGTACGCCGACGACCTGCCGAAGTTCGAGAAGTCCATCGTCTTCGGCATCGGGTACGCCGCCACCATCGGCGGTCTCGGAACGCTGATCGGGACGCCTCCGCTCGCCATCCTCTCGGCGACGGTCGGGGAGCTCTTCGGTGGGAGCATCTCGTTCGCCCAGTGGATGATGTTCGGTGTTCCGATCGCCGTCCTCCTCCTGGCCTTCGCCTGGTTCTACCTGACCGGCGTCAGGTTCAAGGTGCGCTTCAAGCACCTTCCGGGCGGCGCGGAGATCATCCGGGAGGAGCGCAGGTCACTCGGCCGGATGTCCACCGAGGAGAAGGCGGTCCTCGCCGTGTTCCTCGGCGTGGCGTTCATGTGGGTGACCCGCTCGTTCATCTGGGAAGGCGTGCTTCCCGGTATCAGCGACGGGTTGATCGCGGTCGTGGCGACGGTGGTGCTGTTCACGCTGCCGACCCGCAGGAGCGAGGAGAAGCGGATCCTCCAGTGGGAGGACTCCAAGAAGATCCCCTGGGGCATCCTGCTGCTGTTCGGCGGCGGGCTGGCCGTCGCCGCGGGATTCGTCGACACCGGCCTCTCCGCCTGGATCGGCGACCAGTTGCGCGTGCTCGACGGGGTCAACATCATCCTGACCATCATCATCGCCACCGCGCTCGTGCTGTTCCTGACGGAGATCACCTCGAACGCGGCGACGGCGACGATGATCCTCCCGGTCATCGCGGCGTTCGCCGTCTCCCTGGACGTGCACCCGTACGCGCTGATGGTGCCCTGCGCGATGGTCGCGAACTGCGCCTTCATGCTGCCGGTGGGCACCCCGCCGAACGCGATCATGTTCGGCACCGGAAGGCTCACGATCATGGAGATGGTCCGAACCGGGTTCTGGCTGAACATCATGGCGCTCGTGCTGGTGGTCGTGGGGGTGCTCTTCGCGCTGCCGCTGATGTGGGGCATCGACCTGATGACCCTTCCCACCGGGTTCCAGTGA